The window CGTTCGAGAACGAGCTGCGGCGCAAGGTCGCGGCCGAGACGGTGGCGTGGATCCAGGACGAGAGCCGCCGGCACTACATCCCGGACGGCGAGGTCGATCACTGGGCCACGCTGTCCGAGGTCATCGCCCAGGACGGCGACGACTGCGACGGGCTCGACCTGATGACGTTCCTGGTGCTGCGCAAGCTCGGCTTCTCGAAGGACGAGATCTTCCGCTCGATCGTGGTCGACAAGGAGACCGGCCAGCACCACATGGTCACGCTCTGGTTCGAGAACTCGGACCATCGCGACCCCTGGGTGCTCGATCCCACCGGCGTGGTCACCAACGAGCTCGTGCGGCTGTCGCAGGTCCCGAAGTGGAGCCCGATCGAGATGTTCGACGAGGCCCGCCACTACCGCGTGGAGGAATCACCGGGCAACGGTGCCGTCGCGCAGCGCTGAGCTAAATTGCGGCGATGCCGCCCGAGCTCGCCGCGACCGCTCTGCTCTCGGACTCTCCGCTCGATCCCGCGTATCCGGTCGTCACGCCGCCCGACCCGGTGTATCCGGGACAGACTCGCGCGCCGCTGGCCAGCCCGCTGGACGAGATCGCGACGCCCGCGATCTGGTCGAGACTGTCTTCGCCGCTCGAGCGCGTGCTCGTGGCGCTCTGGGAGACACTCGGGCTGCGTGACGGCGCGCGGCCGACGACCTGGGCGGCGGTGCACTACGGGCGCATCGCCCTGAACGCGCACGTCTGGGAGAGGCTGCGCGCGCGCGCGTCGGGCGAGACGCCGGACCCGGGCCTGGTCGAGCCCGCGCAGGGGCTGTTCGCGCGCGCTGCCGACCGGCTCGAGGTGGTGCGTGCCGGGCTCGGCCGGCGGCGCCTGGGCGAGCGCATCGCGCGCGCCGAGCACGAGCGCGTGGCGCTGCTGCGGCGCATGGGCGAGCTCGAGCCGGCGGAGCTCGACGCCGGCGAGCTGGCGCGCGGGCCGCTCGACGAGCGCGCCTGGACCGAGCTCTTGCTGCCCGAGCTGGGCCGCCGCCTGGGCGATCCGGGCGACGCCGAGGCCGACGCCGTGGTCCGCTCCGCGCTCGCGCTCGAGGAGGCCTGCACCGCGGAGCTGGGCGCGCGGCTCGCCGGCCGGCGCGCGCTGGCGAGCCCGGGCCTGGCACCCTACCTCACCGTGCCCGAGCGCATCCGCGCCGTGCTCGAGGGCGGGAGTCACTGGAGCGAGCTCGCCGCGCTGCGCCAGGAGCGGATCGAGCAGTTCACCAAGCTCGAGCTGCCGCGCGACTTCTTCGGCCGCCCGCGCCCCGACCCGGAGGGCGCGTGAGCGAGTCACGCCGCACCGCGCCCGTGCTGGAGCTCCCGCTGGTGTCGCTGCCTTCGGTGCACCCGTGCTCGGATTGCGGCGCCTGCTGTACCTACGTGGCCACGCAGATCGACGATCCGGCCACCTTCCAGCAGTACGAGAACATCCACTGGTATCTCACGCACGAGAACGTGGGCGTGTACATCGACTTGGAAGGTGACTGGTTCATCGAGTTCCAGACGCGCTGCCGGCATCTGACCGACGCCAAGACCTGCGCGATCTACGAGGAGCGGCCGCGCGTGTGCTCGGAGTTCTCGTTTCTCGAGTGCGAGCGCACCACCAAGGAGCCCGGCTGGAAGCACTACTTCCACAGCCAGCAGGAGCTGGTCGAGTTCCTGCGCCAGAAGCGCCCGCGTGCCTACGAGCGCTACATGCGCAAGCGCCGCGAGCTCCTGCGCAAGCGGAAAGCTAGCGCCCGCTCGCGAGCCTGAGCGGAGTCACTTCGCCTCCGGCGCCGGCGAGTCCGGGGGGGGCGCCGCCTGCTCCTGCTTCTGCTTCTCGACCGAGACCTCGACCTCGCGGCGCATCTTCTCGGAGCGCTCCTGCGCCTTCTTGCGCTCGTCTTCGATCTCGACCTTGAGCTGCCGGCGCGTCTCCTCGTCGGCGTCGGCCTTGATCTCGATATTGCGCCGTTGCAGGTCGAGCAGCCGGTTCTCGAGCAGCCGGTTGCGCTGGGCCATCATGCGCGGGCTGAGCTCCTGCGCTTCGGCGCCCGCCAGGAAGCTCACGGTCACCTCGCGCCGGCCCTCGGTGCCGTCGGTCGAGCGCGCGTAGACCTCGAGCGTGTTCTTGCCCTCGTTCATAGGGAGCAGCGCCGAGAAGGTGCCATCGGGGTTGGGCACCACGTAGTCGGCGAGCTTGCCCGTAGTCTTGTTGCGCACCTCGAGCTTCTCGATCGACGAGAAGCTCACGTCCTCGAACACCGCGCGCAGGTCCTTGGGGTTGCGCACCGGCGTGAACACGCCGTTCGAGACACGCGCCATCTCGACCACCACGACCGGCTCGGACAGGGCCTCTTCGCCGATCGCGAACGTGTCGACGCGGATGTCGAGCTTGGCCGCGCGCACCGCCTGCTGGATCGCCATCTTGGCGTTCTGCAGCGTGGCGCCCTCGAGCGGCAGGGTGGGCTGGCCGTCCGTGAGGAACATGATCACGCGCTTGGCGCCCTCGCGGCGCTGGCTGTACGCGCTCTGCGTGCCCAGGAGCTCGATCGTGGCCAGGTTCATCGCGCTCACCATGTTCGTCATGCCTTCTGGCCCGCGGCGGAAGATCGCGTCGAGCCCGCGCTCGACCTTGTTGTAGTCGGTGGTGAGCGGGACCTCGGTCTGTGCGTCGGGAGTCAGCGCGTTCGAGTCACCCGCGAAGGAGACCACGCCCACGCGCGTGGTGCGCGGGTCGAGCTGCTTCAGCAGGATCCGGCAGCCGGCGATCTCGGCTGCGAGCACGCTGTCGCCCTTGTCGGAGTTCGGCAGCGGCAGCACGCGCCCCAGCACCGAGAGATACTTCGCGCCCCGCCGCTCGCCGACCACGCCGTTCCCGTCGATGTCGGCGCCCGACGGCTCGGCCGTGCTGTCCGAGGTGTCGATCACGAAGATGATGTCGAAGGTCTGGTACTCGCCGTAGAGCGCGAGCGCCTTGCCCGACACGAAAGCCATGCCGGCCGGGTCGCCGATCACCGAGCCGTTCGAGGGTGAGTCGATCGAGAGCATGAGCTCGGGCGGCTTGTCGGCGGTCTTCTTGGCCAGGGTCTTGATGCCCTGGGTCTCGTCGGGCGCGGCGTCGACCGGGCTGGCCTTCGGATCCGGCTTGGCGGCCGGGTCGGCCTTGGGCTTGGTGGGAGCCGAGGGCGCCAGGGCGACCGCGGCCGCGAGCAGCACGCAGGCGAAGCGGCCGCGGGTCACTCGGTGGCGCCCGAGGTGAGGGCCGTCTCACGAACGGCATCCGCCACGGCGTGGTGCACGTCGGGGTGGAGGATGCTGGGCACGAGCTCCCCCGGCTCGGCGAACTGCGCGATCACCTTGGCCGCGGCGATCTTCATCGCGTCGTTGATGCGCCGCGCGCGCGCCTCGAGCGCGCCGCGGAACAGACCCGGGAAGCCCAGGGCGTTGTTCACCGAGCGGCCGTCCGCGGCAAACGCCGCGCCGGAATCGCGGGCGAGCTGCGGGTCGATCTCGGGCACGGGGTTCGAGAGCGCCAGCACGATCTGACCGGGGCGCACGAGGTCGGGCGTGATCAGCCCCGGGCGGCCGGTGGTCGCCACCACGACCTGGCCTTCGCCCATGACCCGCGCGAGGTCGCCGACCTCGCCGCGCATCCCCTCCAGACGGCGCATCGCGTCGTGACTGATGTCGGAGCCGACGACTTTCTTCACGCCATAGGAGAGGAGCAGTCGGCTGATGCCCAGCCCGGCCGCGCCCAGGCCCACGACGCCCACGTTCAGGTCGCAAAGCGCAATGCCCGTGAGCGCGGTGGCGTTGAGCAGCGCCGCCAGCACCACCACGGCCGTGCCGTGCTGGTCGTCGTGCATGACGGGAATGGGCAGTGACTCGACCAGGCGACGCTCGATCTCGAAGCACTCGGGCGCCGCGATGTCCTCGAGCTGGATCGCCCCGAACGAGGGCGCGATCTGAGTCACCGTGTCGACGAACGTGCGCACGTCGCGCGTCGGGATCAGGATCGGGATCCCCGAGAGACCGGCGAGGCGGTCGAGCAGCACCGCCTTGCCCTCCATGACCGGCAGACCCGCGTGCACGCCGATGTTTCCTAACCCGAGGATCGCCGTGCCGTTGGTGATCACGGCCACGGTGCGGCCCAACGCCGTGTAGTCCCAGACCTTTTCGGGGTGGGCGTGG of the Myxococcota bacterium genome contains:
- a CDS encoding malic enzyme-like NAD(P)-binding protein — protein: MRGGPKKVRILRALIRDQPGHLGKLAQALGEVGANIGDITKLRVAGEYTVRDFEVYVDDDAQLDRLRALVATLDGITLESVRDPVLELHRAGKIHMRATVPVDRIGDVRMIYTPGVATVCNEIHAHPEKVWDYTALGRTVAVITNGTAILGLGNIGVHAGLPVMEGKAVLLDRLAGLSGIPILIPTRDVRTFVDTVTQIAPSFGAIQLEDIAAPECFEIERRLVESLPIPVMHDDQHGTAVVVLAALLNATALTGIALCDLNVGVVGLGAAGLGISRLLLSYGVKKVVGSDISHDAMRRLEGMRGEVGDLARVMGEGQVVVATTGRPGLITPDLVRPGQIVLALSNPVPEIDPQLARDSGAAFAADGRSVNNALGFPGLFRGALEARARRINDAMKIAAAKVIAQFAEPGELVPSILHPDVHHAVADAVRETALTSGATE
- a CDS encoding YkgJ family cysteine cluster protein; the encoded protein is MSESRRTAPVLELPLVSLPSVHPCSDCGACCTYVATQIDDPATFQQYENIHWYLTHENVGVYIDLEGDWFIEFQTRCRHLTDAKTCAIYEERPRVCSEFSFLECERTTKEPGWKHYFHSQQELVEFLRQKRPRAYERYMRKRRELLRKRKASARSRA
- a CDS encoding VWA domain-containing protein, with the translated sequence MTRGRFACVLLAAAVALAPSAPTKPKADPAAKPDPKASPVDAAPDETQGIKTLAKKTADKPPELMLSIDSPSNGSVIGDPAGMAFVSGKALALYGEYQTFDIIFVIDTSDSTAEPSGADIDGNGVVGERRGAKYLSVLGRVLPLPNSDKGDSVLAAEIAGCRILLKQLDPRTTRVGVVSFAGDSNALTPDAQTEVPLTTDYNKVERGLDAIFRRGPEGMTNMVSAMNLATIELLGTQSAYSQRREGAKRVIMFLTDGQPTLPLEGATLQNAKMAIQQAVRAAKLDIRVDTFAIGEEALSEPVVVVEMARVSNGVFTPVRNPKDLRAVFEDVSFSSIEKLEVRNKTTGKLADYVVPNPDGTFSALLPMNEGKNTLEVYARSTDGTEGRREVTVSFLAGAEAQELSPRMMAQRNRLLENRLLDLQRRNIEIKADADEETRRQLKVEIEDERKKAQERSEKMRREVEVSVEKQKQEQAAPPPDSPAPEAK